A section of the Leptotrichia sp. HSP-342 genome encodes:
- a CDS encoding response regulator transcription factor — MYKVLIADDNKQIVSILSEYCKKNNFTVSTVFDGEVALKEIEENEFDIVLLDVMMPKKDGFDVCREVRTFSNVPIIMITARGEDYEKIMGLEIGADDYIVKPFSPGEIIARINAILRRITPKNDESTKIFTFDNLEIDLNNFTVKINDEIISLTKKEIEILWTLATNQNKVFTRENLLDLIWGFDYFGESRTVDTHIKRLRAKLDNYKHEKWNIKTIWGVGYKFDILEK, encoded by the coding sequence ATGTATAAAGTATTAATTGCAGACGATAATAAACAAATTGTTTCGATACTGTCAGAATACTGTAAAAAAAATAATTTTACTGTAAGTACTGTATTTGATGGGGAAGTAGCGTTAAAGGAAATTGAAGAAAATGAGTTTGATATAGTACTTTTGGATGTAATGATGCCTAAAAAGGATGGTTTTGATGTATGCAGAGAGGTGCGTACTTTTTCAAATGTTCCGATTATAATGATTACAGCACGTGGGGAAGATTATGAGAAAATAATGGGACTGGAAATAGGAGCAGATGATTATATAGTAAAGCCTTTCTCGCCAGGAGAAATAATTGCAAGAATAAATGCAATTTTACGTAGAATAACACCTAAAAATGATGAAAGTACAAAAATTTTTACATTTGATAATCTTGAGATTGATTTGAATAATTTTACGGTAAAGATAAACGATGAAATAATTTCGTTGACTAAGAAGGAAATAGAGATTTTATGGACTTTGGCAACAAATCAGAATAAAGTTTTTACAAGAGAAAATTTGCTGGATTTAATATGGGGATTTGATTATTTTGGAGAAAGCCGTACTGTCGATACGCATATAAAAAGGCTTCGTGCAAAACTTGACAATTATAAGCATGAGAAATGGAATATTAAGACAATTTGGGGAGTTGGCTATAAATTTGATATTTTGGAAAAATAA
- a CDS encoding YoaK family protein, with protein MGKRIKKIFFNGEEYPPETFRLGMMLCMVGGFMDAYTFVTRGKVLANAQTGNVVYLAINLQRGDFGKAFNYFMPILVFTFGILFTEFIRVKFEKHRIFRWQQIVIFYQVIIMFFISFIPSGNWNIVVNMIMSFIAAIQYQGFRKIRGLAGATTMCTGNLRSGMENLFKYINTENKSYLQNFWIYLGLDGFFFIGAMLCVVLVKIYGIGALLACCILLVAVFIIMFKETI; from the coding sequence ATGGGTAAAAGAATAAAAAAGATTTTTTTTAACGGAGAGGAGTATCCGCCAGAGACATTTAGATTAGGAATGATGCTGTGCATGGTTGGGGGATTTATGGATGCATATACTTTTGTTACGCGTGGAAAGGTGCTTGCTAATGCACAGACAGGAAATGTTGTTTATCTAGCTATAAATTTACAAAGGGGAGATTTTGGAAAAGCCTTTAATTATTTTATGCCGATTCTGGTTTTCACATTTGGAATATTATTTACTGAATTTATTAGAGTGAAATTTGAAAAACATAGAATTTTTAGATGGCAGCAAATTGTTATATTTTACCAAGTTATAATAATGTTTTTTATTTCATTCATTCCAAGCGGAAATTGGAATATTGTTGTAAATATGATTATGTCGTTCATTGCCGCAATTCAATATCAAGGATTTAGAAAAATTAGGGGACTGGCAGGAGCGACAACAATGTGTACTGGGAATTTACGAAGTGGAATGGAGAATTTATTTAAATATATAAATACAGAAAACAAGTCGTATTTACAGAATTTCTGGATATATTTGGGATTAGATGGATTTTTCTTTATCGGAGCAATGCTTTGTGTAGTTTTAGTAAAAATATACGGTATAGGAGCGTTGCTTGCTTGCTGTATTCTACTAGTTGCGGTGTTTATTATAATGTTTAAGGAAACTATTTAG
- a CDS encoding Fic family protein yields the protein MNNYKPPFQITEKMTVLIGEISEEIGRMSIFQEKISNPHLRRENRIKTIHSSLAIEHNSLSLEQVTAILNGKKVLGNPNEIKEVKNAYEAYELLTKLNPFSVKDLLNAHRLMMNGLVKENGKFRSQGVGIFAGRKVVHIALPADLVPKHISSLISWYKTSSVHPLIKSAVFHYEFEFIHPFSDGNGRIGRMWHTLLLGKWKKIFFWLPIEELIKKEQKEYYDTLAIADKEGESTIFVEFMLKIINDSLKEIKTSEKITDQDNDQVTDQDSDQDKNPVEKLLSVLGDNVLSATEIMERLNLVHKPTFRKNYLNPALKAKLIERTIPDKPNSKNQKYRKLKKS from the coding sequence TTGAATAATTACAAGCCACCTTTTCAAATAACTGAAAAAATGACAGTATTAATAGGTGAAATAAGTGAAGAAATAGGGAGAATGTCTATTTTTCAGGAAAAAATTTCAAATCCGCATTTAAGGAGAGAAAATAGAATAAAAACAATTCATTCTTCGCTTGCTATTGAACATAATTCTCTCTCGCTGGAACAAGTTACAGCTATATTGAATGGAAAAAAAGTTTTAGGAAATCCTAATGAAATAAAAGAAGTAAAGAATGCTTATGAAGCGTATGAATTATTAACTAAGTTAAATCCATTTTCAGTAAAGGATTTATTGAATGCTCACAGATTGATGATGAATGGGCTGGTTAAGGAAAATGGTAAATTTCGTTCTCAAGGGGTTGGTATTTTTGCTGGAAGAAAAGTTGTACATATTGCTCTGCCAGCAGATTTAGTGCCTAAGCATATAAGCAGTTTAATTTCATGGTACAAGACTTCTTCTGTACATCCATTGATTAAAAGTGCTGTTTTTCATTATGAATTTGAATTTATCCATCCATTTTCAGATGGAAATGGTCGTATTGGAAGAATGTGGCATACTTTACTGCTTGGAAAATGGAAAAAAATATTTTTTTGGCTTCCAATAGAGGAATTGATAAAAAAAGAACAGAAAGAATATTATGATACTCTTGCAATAGCTGATAAAGAAGGTGAGAGTACAATATTTGTAGAGTTTATGCTCAAAATTATAAACGATAGTTTAAAAGAAATTAAAACTTCTGAAAAAATAACCGACCAAGATAACGACCAAGTAACCGATCAAGATAGCGACCAGGATAAAAATCCAGTTGAAAAATTACTTAGTGTACTTGGAGATAATGTTTTATCAGCAACAGAAATTATGGAAAGATTAAATTTAGTACATAAACCTACTTTCAGAAAAAATTATTTAAATCCTGCCTTAAAGGCAAAATTGATTGAAAGGACAATTCCTGACAAACCTAATAGTAAAAATCAGAAATACAGGAAATTGAAAAAAAGTTAA
- a CDS encoding MliC family protein encodes MKSTKKMILTALVGVLALSSIGFSAVRAKSSKKASNVTRKFSCSSRDVTVQNLSTDRVRLTDGNGKVYNLKLTRSGSGEEYTGGGVSIHIKGNDAVFTKNGSDESCSMTASDNSGSYNQSSSSNLLRKYSCDGYQDITVENVSTDKVKVADGYGGIHTLSSAASGSGERYSNGNISIHMKGNDAIYTENGKDKSCSLQSSGHGSINE; translated from the coding sequence ATGAAATCGACAAAAAAAATGATTTTAACAGCTTTAGTTGGAGTTTTAGCTCTTAGTTCTATTGGTTTTTCAGCAGTGAGAGCAAAATCTTCAAAAAAAGCATCAAATGTAACAAGAAAATTTAGCTGCAGTAGCAGAGATGTAACAGTACAAAATCTTTCTACAGACAGAGTAAGATTGACAGATGGAAACGGAAAAGTTTACAATCTGAAATTAACAAGATCTGGTAGTGGAGAAGAATACACAGGTGGAGGAGTTTCTATTCACATAAAAGGAAACGATGCAGTCTTCACAAAAAATGGAAGCGATGAAAGCTGCTCTATGACAGCAAGTGACAACTCAGGAAGCTACAACCAAAGTTCTAGCAGCAATTTGCTAAGAAAATACAGCTGCGATGGTTATCAAGACATAACAGTTGAAAATGTTTCAACAGATAAAGTAAAAGTAGCTGATGGTTATGGAGGAATCCATACTTTAAGTTCAGCAGCATCTGGTAGTGGAGAAAGATATTCAAATGGAAACATCTCAATTCACATGAAAGGTAACGATGCTATCTATACTGAAAATGGAAAAGATAAAAGCTGCAGTCTTCAAAGCTCTGGACATGGTTCAATTAACGAATAA
- a CDS encoding YitT family protein gives MKTNTIFTLIKEYFLIGLGTFILAFGLHFFFFQNKIASGGVTGLALVVNSIFHISTGLFVAVSNFILFTLAFIVISGQFGIKSIYATVILSVFLSYFEKFYPNYALTHDLILATIFGSALCALGITIIYFYEASTGGTSIIARILTKYCHISYGMSSFIVDAIVTLLAIFAFGIELGLVGLLSVYVTGFIIDKFIEGFNSRKQIMIITSNKDIVLNYILKDFDRGCTVLKAVGGYSGAEKDILLTIIERRQFIQLRKFLKTHDPTSFVTVTDTTKVFGEGFDQLH, from the coding sequence ATGAAAACAAATACAATTTTTACATTGATTAAAGAGTATTTTTTAATTGGACTTGGAACTTTTATTCTGGCATTCGGATTACATTTTTTCTTTTTCCAGAATAAAATAGCAAGTGGTGGAGTAACAGGGCTGGCATTGGTTGTCAACAGTATTTTTCACATTTCAACTGGATTATTTGTTGCGGTTAGCAATTTTATTCTGTTTACACTTGCATTTATTGTAATTAGTGGTCAATTTGGTATAAAAAGCATTTATGCTACAGTAATTTTATCTGTTTTTCTTTCATATTTTGAAAAATTTTACCCAAACTATGCTCTTACTCACGACTTAATTTTAGCAACAATTTTTGGAAGCGCATTATGTGCTTTAGGAATAACAATTATTTATTTTTATGAAGCTTCTACTGGCGGTACTTCAATCATTGCGAGAATCCTTACAAAATATTGCCATATCAGTTACGGAATGTCTAGCTTCATCGTAGACGCAATTGTTACTCTTTTAGCGATTTTTGCCTTTGGAATTGAGCTGGGACTTGTGGGACTTTTAAGTGTCTACGTAACAGGATTTATCATTGATAAGTTTATTGAAGGATTTAATTCACGTAAGCAGATTATGATTATCACTTCAAACAAAGACATCGTTTTAAATTACATTTTAAAGGATTTTGACAGAGGTTGTACTGTACTTAAAGCCGTTGGAGGCTATTCTGGAGCTGAAAAGGACATTTTACTCACAATTATCGAAAGAAGACAGTTTATTCAGTTAAGAAAATTCCTAAAAACCCACGATCCAACTTCCTTTGTAACAGTAACTGACACAACAAAAGTTTTTGGAGAAGGTTTTGATCAATTACATTAA
- the hisS gene encoding histidine--tRNA ligase yields MISVLKGMKDRYSDDVKKYDLIVDTAKSVFEKYGFERIITPILEETELFRRGVGDETDVVSKEMYEFVDKGNRNVTMRPEGTAGVVRAYLEAGFHKSSPIVKWFYNGPMYRYEAPQKGRFREFHQMGIEMFGVRSAYLDAEIIRMGCEFLEKLGITGLTVEINSLGNIDSRKKYIDDLKSFMEKRLDKLSDDSKRRYKTNPLRALDSKDKGDQEQFINAPKLYDYLDEESKNYFEDTKKYLELMNINYVVNDKLVRGLDYYSDTVFEIKSDKLGSQATVLAGGRYDRLLEILGNAKVPGIGFAAGMERIAMLMDENLIAKKENKIYVIYFDETKEYFVKIVEELRKNGIKVNFDYNPKSFGAQMKKANRENADYVLILGEDEQKENVVTIKKFSTGEQEKYSFEQVLKHFERKSLEK; encoded by the coding sequence ATGATTAGTGTTTTAAAGGGAATGAAAGATAGATATTCTGATGATGTAAAAAAATACGACCTAATTGTTGATACAGCAAAAAGTGTATTTGAAAAATATGGATTTGAACGAATTATAACGCCTATTCTGGAAGAAACTGAACTTTTTAGACGTGGTGTTGGAGATGAAACAGATGTTGTTTCAAAGGAAATGTACGAATTTGTAGATAAAGGTAACAGAAATGTTACAATGCGTCCAGAAGGTACTGCTGGAGTAGTACGTGCCTATTTGGAAGCAGGTTTTCACAAGTCTTCCCCAATTGTAAAATGGTTCTACAACGGTCCAATGTATCGTTACGAAGCCCCTCAGAAAGGAAGATTTAGAGAATTTCATCAAATGGGTATCGAAATGTTCGGAGTCCGTTCTGCTTACCTTGATGCTGAAATTATCCGAATGGGATGTGAATTTCTTGAAAAACTTGGAATTACTGGACTGACTGTCGAAATAAACAGTCTTGGGAATATTGATTCAAGAAAAAAATACATCGATGATTTAAAATCATTTATGGAAAAAAGACTGGATAAACTTAGTGACGATTCAAAACGAAGATATAAAACTAACCCTTTAAGAGCATTGGATTCAAAGGATAAAGGTGACCAAGAACAATTTATCAACGCCCCAAAATTATACGACTATCTTGACGAAGAAAGCAAAAATTATTTTGAAGATACAAAGAAATATCTTGAATTAATGAATATTAATTATGTGGTAAATGACAAGCTGGTACGTGGACTTGACTATTACTCAGATACAGTCTTTGAAATAAAATCTGACAAATTAGGCTCGCAGGCAACTGTGCTGGCTGGAGGGCGTTACGACAGACTTCTTGAAATACTTGGAAATGCAAAAGTGCCAGGAATAGGCTTTGCCGCTGGAATGGAAAGAATTGCAATGCTTATGGATGAAAATTTGATTGCAAAAAAAGAAAACAAAATTTACGTTATTTATTTTGATGAAACAAAAGAATATTTTGTAAAAATAGTAGAAGAACTACGAAAAAATGGAATAAAAGTCAACTTTGACTACAATCCAAAAAGTTTTGGAGCCCAAATGAAAAAGGCAAACCGTGAAAATGCAGACTATGTATTGATTTTAGGTGAAGATGAACAAAAAGAAAATGTAGTTACAATAAAGAAATTTAGTACTGGAGAACAGGAAAAATACAGTTTTGAGCAAGTTTTGAAACATTTTGAAAGAAAGAGTCTTGAAAAATAG
- a CDS encoding DUF554 domain-containing protein — protein MGNLINFLAIILGSLIGFFVGHKFKNEMKDLIMECAGLFIIVAGLKSTINSNRDIIVLIYLIIGSIIGQIIDIDLKLKNLGLFLEKKLNFAIKNPETNDSEKSFAKGFSTATILFCTGAMAIVGAINSGLTGDDTTLKIKAILDGVISIVITSLYGIGVMFSAVSVFIYQGFFYLFANYLKPYLTEKTISDINFLGGIMVMAIGVNLLLKKEIKIANMLPALFIPIILEIFI, from the coding sequence ATGGGAAATTTAATAAATTTTTTAGCTATTATTTTGGGTAGTTTGATAGGATTTTTCGTAGGCCATAAATTTAAAAATGAAATGAAAGATCTTATAATGGAGTGTGCCGGACTATTTATAATAGTTGCTGGTTTGAAAAGCACGATAAATTCAAATCGAGATATTATTGTTTTAATTTATCTGATTATCGGTTCGATAATTGGACAAATCATAGATATTGATTTAAAATTAAAAAATTTGGGATTATTTTTGGAAAAAAAACTTAATTTTGCTATCAAAAATCCAGAAACTAATGATTCTGAAAAAAGTTTTGCAAAAGGCTTTTCAACTGCTACAATTTTATTTTGTACAGGAGCAATGGCAATTGTAGGAGCAATAAACAGTGGACTTACAGGTGACGATACAACGTTAAAGATAAAAGCAATTTTAGATGGAGTAATTTCCATCGTTATAACATCTCTATATGGAATAGGCGTTATGTTTTCAGCTGTTTCAGTTTTTATTTACCAAGGATTTTTCTATCTTTTTGCTAATTATCTAAAACCATATTTAACTGAAAAAACAATTTCAGATATAAATTTTCTTGGTGGAATAATGGTTATGGCAATCGGAGTAAATTTATTATTAAAAAAAGAAATAAAAATTGCAAATATGTTGCCGGCATTATTTATACCGATTATTTTAGAGATTTTTATATAA